In Methylobacterium aquaticum, the following are encoded in one genomic region:
- a CDS encoding glycosyl hydrolase family 8 has translation MSRLPALACAASLLLAAGPGRAQGPQPPQAIQPPQAVQAPDGAQDQVAQGEGPTAVPPAVAVPSLPPPASEAPGRAAGSALAGSLGDDAGWRAYRARFVTEKGRIVDTANGFISHSEGQGYGMLLAVAAGDRATFERIWGWTRANLMVRSDELLAWRWAPDHRPAVADMNNATDGDILVAWALTEAAEAWGEPSYRTAARRIAVEFGRKTILFRAAPGPLVLPAVSGFAARDRADGPLVNLSYWVFPAFQRLGLVAPEYDWAAVIRSGVEILRRSRFGPSALPTEWISARDEALRPADGFPPLFSYNAIRIPLYLAWAGVGRPEDYAPFRTLWGGIDRERLPIVDTRDGRPVEWLTEPGYTALPALVACAQDGTPLPASLRSVQDGQNYYPTTLHLLALVAARMRTPQCLKS, from the coding sequence ATGAGCCGCCTCCCCGCCCTCGCCTGTGCGGCGTCCCTGCTGCTGGCCGCCGGGCCCGGACGGGCGCAGGGCCCCCAGCCGCCGCAGGCCATCCAGCCGCCGCAGGCCGTTCAGGCGCCCGACGGTGCGCAGGATCAGGTCGCGCAGGGCGAGGGGCCGACCGCCGTGCCCCCCGCCGTCGCCGTGCCGAGCCTGCCCCCGCCCGCGAGCGAGGCGCCCGGCCGCGCCGCCGGGTCGGCGCTCGCCGGCAGCCTCGGGGACGATGCCGGCTGGCGCGCCTACCGGGCTCGGTTCGTGACCGAGAAGGGCCGGATCGTCGACACCGCCAACGGCTTCATCAGCCACAGCGAGGGCCAGGGCTACGGCATGCTGCTGGCGGTGGCGGCGGGCGACCGCGCCACCTTCGAGCGGATCTGGGGCTGGACCCGCGCCAACCTGATGGTGCGCTCCGACGAACTCCTGGCCTGGCGCTGGGCGCCGGACCACCGCCCGGCGGTCGCCGACATGAACAACGCCACCGACGGCGACATCCTGGTCGCCTGGGCGCTGACCGAGGCGGCGGAGGCCTGGGGCGAGCCGTCCTACCGCACCGCGGCGCGGCGCATCGCCGTCGAGTTCGGCCGCAAGACGATCCTGTTCCGCGCCGCCCCCGGGCCGCTGGTGCTGCCGGCGGTATCGGGATTCGCCGCCCGCGACCGGGCCGACGGGCCGCTGGTCAACCTCTCCTACTGGGTCTTCCCGGCCTTCCAGCGGCTCGGCCTCGTGGCGCCGGAATACGACTGGGCCGCGGTGATCCGCAGCGGCGTCGAGATCCTGCGCCGCTCGCGCTTCGGCCCGAGCGCGCTGCCGACCGAGTGGATCTCCGCCAGGGACGAGGCGCTTCGCCCCGCCGACGGCTTCCCGCCGCTCTTCTCCTACAACGCCATCCGCATCCCGCTCTACCTCGCCTGGGCGGGCGTCGGCCGGCCCGAGGATTACGCGCCGTTCCGGACCCTGTGGGGCGGGATCGACCGCGAGCGCCTGCCGATCGTCGATACCCGCGACGGCCGCCCGGTCGAGTGGCTGACCGAGCCCGGCTACACCGCGCTCCCGGCCCTTGTCGCCTGCGCCCAGGACGGCACGCCCTTGCCCGCAAGCTTGCGCAGCGTGCAGGACGGGCAGAACTACTACCCGACGACGCTCCACCTCCTCGCCCTGGTCGCGGCCCGGATGCGCACTCCCCAATGCCTGAAATCCTGA
- a CDS encoding response regulator yields the protein MLDSVRISLKVLNAAQLASVAAAAFGLAWFGGALSGASHPAATERPALAQTLGQAARAYADALDEELSASINDARNAALLLRLDDPGLSDAWRSGRLQDWLALNARYRAATLIAPDGTLRAAGGPGGMPGDRALARNAQPRDAQVAVAAGSADAPFALTLALGLPGRSDRIVLRAAPGYFDGLGERVRRALAAGDGIRFAVAGADGRALVGSLPAAGDPHPHEAAPTRGSRDIASPGWLVTASAPELPRRPASGPDPRLIALGLALVIGAGALGYGLGGRVSSRLRRLAEEAEGDGAAAPVSRVREIAAIAGSVRDRAQSLDARLAGAGTGLDRVRGRLHTFEAMSGWTCWEIDPETRQVVWSDPDGAGILAGADRVATLSDLAARFEAIDRPLLDLALAAALGADGPHDVVMRLRGPVPESERRLLLRFLRGRDAAGRTRIHALSRTIRAGEAADTPSGANERRRNLVLRRVTDGIVHDFNDVLTVVLINLGVLRRQTGLDPRQAALTEAALAGAQRGAALTRRLLGLVRGGEMAADQPPAELASSDLAATVAAFLPFLQANVLRDAPVVTRIPADLPPAACGERLIELVLLNLAFHVRDLGLHGFAIGAAEHPAEAPPVAGMPEGAVLRVLFASGRRPAGAAARPGLQALETVGRLLRAAGGGWRVLSDGCGEEAFLAEAWLRADARPSEAHPAEAGAQGAGRADSRLDAIAGPAPQAPLRILLVESDSLVRASLVEALAELGHAVVQAASGEHALALLAQDAAFDAMIADQAMPVMTGLQLAATVVERHPALRVILASPHGQLPAAARRFLQLDKPFRREDLAAVLAARAA from the coding sequence ATGCTGGACTCGGTCCGGATCTCGCTCAAGGTGCTGAACGCGGCCCAGCTCGCCTCGGTGGCGGCCGCGGCCTTCGGGCTGGCCTGGTTCGGCGGCGCCCTGTCCGGGGCCTCGCACCCCGCCGCGACCGAGCGGCCGGCCCTCGCGCAGACCCTCGGCCAGGCGGCGCGGGCCTATGCCGACGCCCTCGACGAGGAACTCAGCGCCTCGATCAACGATGCCCGCAACGCCGCCCTGCTGCTGCGCCTCGACGATCCCGGCCTGTCCGATGCGTGGCGCTCCGGCCGGTTGCAGGACTGGCTCGCCCTCAATGCGCGCTACCGGGCCGCGACCCTCATCGCCCCCGACGGGACCCTGCGCGCCGCCGGCGGGCCCGGCGGGATGCCAGGCGACCGGGCGCTCGCCCGCAACGCGCAGCCCCGCGACGCCCAGGTCGCGGTGGCGGCCGGCTCCGCCGACGCGCCCTTCGCCCTCACCCTGGCGCTCGGCCTCCCCGGCCGGTCGGACCGGATCGTGCTGCGGGCCGCGCCGGGCTATTTCGACGGCCTCGGCGAGCGGGTCCGCCGCGCGCTGGCCGCCGGCGACGGGATCCGCTTCGCGGTGGCGGGCGCCGACGGGCGGGCGCTGGTCGGGTCGCTGCCGGCCGCCGGCGATCCCCACCCGCACGAGGCCGCGCCGACCCGCGGCAGCCGCGACATCGCCAGCCCCGGCTGGCTCGTCACCGCCTCCGCCCCCGAACTCCCGCGCCGGCCCGCCTCCGGGCCCGACCCGCGCCTCATCGCCCTCGGGCTCGCCCTGGTGATCGGTGCCGGCGCCCTCGGCTACGGCCTCGGCGGGCGGGTCTCGTCGCGGCTGCGCCGCCTCGCCGAGGAGGCCGAGGGCGACGGGGCGGCGGCGCCGGTCTCGCGGGTGCGCGAGATCGCGGCGATCGCCGGCAGCGTCCGCGACCGGGCCCAGAGCCTCGACGCCCGCCTCGCCGGGGCCGGGACCGGCCTCGACCGGGTGCGGGGCCGCCTGCACACCTTCGAGGCGATGTCGGGCTGGACCTGCTGGGAGATCGACCCCGAGACCCGGCAGGTCGTGTGGTCCGATCCCGACGGGGCCGGAATCCTGGCCGGGGCCGACCGCGTCGCGACGCTCTCCGACCTCGCCGCCCGGTTCGAGGCGATCGACCGCCCGCTCCTCGACCTCGCGCTCGCGGCGGCCCTCGGGGCCGACGGCCCCCACGACGTGGTGATGCGCCTGCGCGGACCGGTGCCGGAGTCCGAGCGGCGCCTGCTGCTGCGGTTCCTGCGCGGCCGCGACGCCGCCGGCCGGACCCGCATCCACGCGCTGAGCCGGACGATCCGCGCGGGCGAGGCCGCCGACACGCCGTCCGGCGCCAACGAGCGGCGGCGCAACCTCGTCCTGCGCCGGGTCACCGACGGCATCGTCCACGATTTCAACGACGTGCTCACGGTGGTGCTGATCAATCTCGGGGTGCTGCGGCGCCAGACCGGCCTCGATCCGCGGCAGGCCGCCCTCACCGAGGCGGCGCTCGCGGGCGCCCAGCGCGGGGCGGCGCTGACCCGGCGCCTGCTCGGCCTGGTGCGCGGCGGCGAGATGGCCGCCGATCAGCCCCCGGCGGAACTGGCCTCGTCCGACCTCGCCGCGACCGTAGCCGCCTTCCTGCCCTTCCTCCAGGCCAACGTCCTGCGCGACGCCCCGGTCGTCACCCGCATCCCCGCCGACCTGCCGCCGGCGGCCTGCGGCGAGCGGCTGATCGAACTCGTCCTGCTCAACCTCGCCTTCCACGTCCGCGACCTCGGCCTGCACGGCTTCGCGATCGGGGCGGCCGAGCACCCGGCCGAGGCGCCGCCGGTCGCCGGCATGCCGGAGGGGGCGGTCCTGCGGGTGCTGTTCGCCAGCGGCCGCCGGCCGGCGGGCGCCGCCGCGCGGCCCGGCCTCCAGGCGCTCGAGACCGTGGGCCGGCTGCTCCGCGCCGCCGGCGGCGGCTGGCGCGTCCTGAGCGATGGGTGCGGCGAGGAGGCGTTCCTGGCCGAGGCGTGGCTGCGCGCGGACGCGCGCCCCTCCGAGGCGCACCCTGCGGAAGCGGGCGCCCAGGGGGCGGGCCGCGCCGATTCCCGTCTCGACGCCATTGCCGGGCCGGCGCCGCAGGCGCCGTTGCGCATCCTGCTCGTCGAGAGCGACAGCCTGGTGCGCGCCAGCCTCGTCGAGGCCCTGGCCGAGCTCGGCCATGCCGTGGTCCAGGCGGCGTCCGGCGAGCACGCCCTCGCGCTGCTCGCGCAGGATGCCGCCTTCGACGCGATGATCGCCGACCAGGCGATGCCGGTGATGACCGGCCTCCAGCTCGCCGCCACCGTGGTCGAGCGCCATCCGGCCTTGCGCGTCATCCTGGCGAGCCCGCACGGCCAATTGCCCGCCGCCGCCCGCCGCTTCCTCCAGCTCGACAAGCCGTTCCGCCGCGAGGACCTCGCCGCCGTGCTCGCCGCCCGCGCCGCCTGA
- a CDS encoding GumC family protein, translated as MSTAESAAATTRRTGGTLADLWGSARRRAVWIVASAGVMASLGGLYALRQVPTYRATVELLIDPQALQIVGRGLSRQDAPAPLDFANLESQGLILLSTKLLDPVIAKLGLAEDPVLMKGMPPGADPEVVALEALRKRIVVKRVDNSFNFQLTVAYPDARRAAEIANTIAAQFFETGARDRVSAVRRANEALLTQAGDLRAQLNRADVAVERYRAEKGLIGSGDAGLLVSQQLKDLYTQITAAETNLSRLSARREVVRALRVPDGQVQAVPEADTSQVMVSLRTQYAQTLQELATLSRSLGPSHPQMIALAAQRAATARLIAAEADRIRRTIDEDQRRAEESLRQLRARAERLIQNQTSSNQEGIRLRQLESEAEAIRRTYNLVLDRTKDLEQQQSINPSNSQIVSRATAPLKPSDTPAPIVVVAAGLFGAVLGLILGFLYDVWRGNITTVAGFGAAAPVWARLQRTRRAGRGTSAEEALVTAARELRTRFAGRGQSVVVTVASDGLAPERLNAAEILTDLLIRLGEPALLVPDQAYARLGFGDGPRTDAPVRGRLAVLDPARGTERTTRPEFIVAERDLARGDAWLSIPETSDAILLVVAPGRMTRTRLERLLDTLDGAGRFRAQGLLGLVTVEARRVSPLRRQVPARPAAGQGAGQIPNQVAGQGAGQAPGQVAGQVPGRVRTA; from the coding sequence ATGTCGACGGCAGAGTCCGCCGCGGCCACCACCCGCAGGACCGGCGGCACGCTGGCCGACCTGTGGGGATCGGCGCGCCGGCGCGCGGTCTGGATCGTCGCCAGCGCCGGCGTGATGGCGTCCTTGGGCGGCCTCTACGCGCTGCGGCAGGTGCCGACCTACCGCGCCACGGTCGAGCTCCTGATCGACCCGCAGGCGCTCCAGATCGTCGGGCGCGGCCTGTCGCGCCAGGACGCCCCGGCCCCGCTCGATTTCGCCAACCTCGAGAGCCAGGGGCTGATCCTGCTCTCGACCAAGCTCCTCGATCCGGTGATCGCCAAGCTCGGCCTCGCCGAGGATCCGGTGCTGATGAAGGGTATGCCGCCCGGCGCCGATCCGGAGGTGGTGGCGCTCGAGGCCCTGCGCAAGCGCATCGTGGTGAAGCGCGTCGACAACTCGTTCAACTTCCAGCTCACCGTCGCCTATCCGGATGCGCGGCGCGCGGCCGAGATCGCCAACACCATCGCGGCCCAGTTCTTCGAGACCGGCGCCCGCGACCGGGTCTCGGCGGTGCGCCGGGCCAACGAGGCGCTGCTGACCCAGGCCGGCGACCTGCGCGCCCAGCTCAACCGGGCCGACGTGGCGGTGGAGCGCTACCGGGCCGAGAAGGGCCTGATCGGCTCGGGCGATGCCGGGCTGCTGGTGTCGCAGCAGCTCAAGGACCTCTACACCCAGATCACCGCCGCCGAGACCAACCTGTCCCGGCTGTCGGCCCGGCGCGAGGTGGTGCGCGCGCTCCGCGTGCCGGACGGCCAGGTCCAGGCGGTGCCGGAGGCCGACACCTCGCAGGTGATGGTCTCCCTGCGCACCCAGTACGCCCAGACCCTCCAGGAACTCGCGACGCTGTCGCGCAGCCTCGGGCCGAGCCACCCGCAGATGATCGCGCTCGCCGCGCAGCGCGCCGCCACCGCCCGGCTGATCGCCGCGGAGGCCGACCGGATCCGCCGCACCATCGACGAGGACCAGCGCCGGGCCGAGGAGTCGTTGCGCCAGCTGCGCGCCCGCGCCGAGCGGCTGATCCAGAACCAGACCAGCAGCAACCAGGAGGGCATCCGCCTGCGCCAGCTCGAGAGCGAGGCGGAGGCGATCCGGCGCACCTACAACCTCGTCCTCGACCGGACGAAGGACCTCGAGCAGCAGCAATCGATCAACCCGAGCAACTCGCAGATCGTGTCGCGCGCCACCGCGCCGCTCAAGCCCTCGGATACCCCCGCCCCGATCGTGGTGGTGGCCGCCGGCCTGTTCGGCGCCGTGCTCGGGCTGATCCTCGGCTTCCTCTACGACGTCTGGCGCGGCAACATCACCACGGTCGCCGGCTTCGGGGCCGCCGCACCGGTCTGGGCCCGCCTGCAGCGGACGCGCCGGGCCGGCCGCGGCACCAGCGCCGAGGAGGCCCTGGTCACCGCGGCGCGCGAGCTGCGCACCCGATTCGCCGGCCGCGGCCAGTCGGTGGTCGTCACGGTGGCGTCCGACGGGCTCGCGCCCGAGCGCCTGAACGCGGCGGAGATCCTGACCGACCTGCTGATCCGCCTCGGCGAGCCCGCCCTCCTGGTGCCGGACCAGGCCTATGCCCGTCTCGGCTTCGGCGACGGCCCGCGCACCGACGCGCCGGTCCGCGGCCGGCTCGCGGTGCTCGATCCCGCCCGCGGGACGGAGCGGACGACCCGGCCCGAATTCATCGTGGCGGAGCGCGACCTCGCCCGCGGCGATGCCTGGCTGTCGATCCCCGAGACCTCGGACGCGATCCTCCTCGTCGTCGCCCCCGGCCGGATGACCCGCACCCGCCTGGAACGCCTGCTCGACACCCTCGACGGCGCCGGCCGCTTCCGGGCGCAGGGGCTGCTCGGCCTCGTCACGGTCGAGGCGCGGCGGGTTTCCCCCTTGCGCCGGCAGGTGCCGGCGCGGCCGGCGGCCGGCCAAGGTGCCGGCCAAATCCCCAACCAAGTCGCTGGCCAAGGTGCCGGCCAAGCTCCTGGCCAAGTGGCCGGCCAAGTGCCCGGCCGGGTGCGGACCGCGTGA
- a CDS encoding cellulose biosynthesis cyclic di-GMP-binding regulatory protein BcsB, translated as MLDRGHLRTLDPDRSVALRPRRGAGRRPRPQDPGGDRARRERGAADRRAAHGAAEPGAAGADDRRRAGPGPGRAARRAGGELRAGPHRPGRRHPRRRHRGGDPRHGRAGGTRPITGPRVALLAPRAGRAPILVVAGASAADVRRAIAQLAASGDDTGTPAGLRLAELARGLPVRGGESLTLDQLGVTSREFNGRLLRVGFAVQFPADFVPADYGKVMLHLAGGYAAGLEPSARIVVDINGRNAASVPLPYSRGEVFSDSAIPLPLSLWRPGLNRVEISAQLPTAADRACDTLAPGAKRARFLFLDRTRIDIPALARAVRSPDLAAVKAGAVPFLAPDLSTAGPRPRLVLPTPDRDSASAAATLAARFAVAAGRVIDFEVAGDEREAGGGAHLVVAPVRALTPAALEAVGLDPGRVRGIWEGRAETVATPGPFGAEGVVTLDRLRRNLPMRCALPAVTAPLRTAAPAPSQQASVQAVPPAPAPEPAEAPPDSEADLVARWDESARGFSVPAVLANGWTGLVQRAAEARDLVLRLAGGPAPEAVPLNPRASLIVAQGAGGRLADGTVLVTAPNASMLKASVSCLVDPSVWTGLSGQAAFLDASDGSLGTVQPQRVGLIETQTRSLANLRLVSAAWLSLNPGAYVAMTLVMALCLGLATTSLVRQLGRRNR; from the coding sequence TTGCTCGACCGAGGCCACCTACGAACTCTGGACCCAGATCGATCCGTCGCGCTCCGGCCTCGTCGTGGCGCAGGCCGGCGACCTCGACCTCAAGACCCTGGCGGCGATCGAGCCCGACGAGAGCGGGGCGCTGCCGATCGGCGTGCTGCTCACGGAGCGGCCGAGCCCGGAGCGGCTGGAGCGGATGATCGGCGCCGTGCAGGCCCTGGCCCTGGTCGGGCGGCTCGCCGGGCCGGCGGTGAGCTTCGGGCCGGCCCTCACCGGCCGGGCCGGCGTCACCCTCGTCGTCGGCACCGCGGCGGAGATCCGCGGCACGGAAGGGCTGGAGGAACTCGGCCCATCACCGGCCCGCGGGTCGCCCTGCTGGCGCCCCGGGCCGGCCGCGCCCCGATCCTCGTCGTCGCCGGCGCGAGTGCGGCGGACGTGCGCCGGGCCATCGCCCAGCTTGCCGCGTCGGGCGACGACACCGGCACGCCGGCGGGCCTGCGCCTCGCCGAGCTGGCGCGGGGTCTGCCCGTGCGCGGCGGCGAGAGCCTGACCCTGGACCAGCTCGGCGTGACGAGCCGCGAGTTCAACGGCCGGTTGCTGCGGGTCGGCTTCGCCGTCCAGTTCCCGGCCGATTTCGTCCCGGCCGATTACGGCAAGGTGATGCTGCACCTCGCCGGCGGCTACGCGGCGGGGCTGGAACCGAGCGCCCGGATCGTCGTCGACATCAACGGCCGCAACGCCGCCAGCGTGCCGCTGCCCTACAGCCGCGGCGAGGTGTTTTCCGACAGCGCGATCCCGCTCCCCTTGAGCCTGTGGCGGCCGGGGCTGAACCGGGTCGAGATCAGCGCCCAGCTCCCCACCGCCGCCGACCGGGCCTGCGACACCCTGGCGCCGGGCGCCAAGCGCGCGCGCTTCCTGTTCCTCGACCGCACCCGGATCGACATCCCGGCGCTGGCCCGCGCCGTGCGCAGCCCCGATCTCGCCGCGGTCAAGGCCGGGGCGGTGCCGTTCCTGGCTCCCGATCTCTCGACCGCCGGCCCGCGCCCGCGCCTGGTCCTGCCGACCCCCGACCGCGACTCGGCCTCCGCCGCCGCGACCCTGGCGGCCCGCTTCGCCGTCGCGGCCGGCCGGGTGATCGACTTCGAGGTCGCGGGCGACGAGCGCGAGGCGGGGGGCGGCGCCCACCTCGTCGTCGCGCCGGTCCGGGCGCTGACCCCCGCCGCCCTCGAGGCGGTCGGCCTCGATCCGGGCCGGGTGCGGGGCATCTGGGAGGGCCGGGCCGAGACCGTGGCCACCCCCGGCCCGTTCGGGGCGGAGGGCGTCGTCACCCTCGACCGCCTGCGCCGCAACCTGCCGATGCGCTGCGCCCTGCCGGCCGTCACCGCGCCTCTGCGCACCGCGGCGCCGGCCCCATCGCAACAGGCCTCCGTGCAAGCCGTCCCGCCGGCCCCGGCACCCGAGCCCGCCGAGGCGCCCCCCGACAGCGAGGCGGACCTGGTGGCGCGCTGGGACGAGTCGGCGCGCGGCTTCAGCGTCCCGGCGGTGCTCGCCAACGGCTGGACCGGCCTCGTCCAGCGGGCGGCGGAGGCCCGCGACCTCGTGCTGCGGCTTGCCGGCGGGCCGGCGCCGGAGGCCGTGCCGCTCAATCCCCGCGCCTCGCTGATCGTCGCGCAAGGCGCGGGCGGCCGGCTCGCCGACGGCACCGTGCTGGTGACCGCCCCGAACGCCTCGATGCTCAAGGCCTCGGTCTCCTGCCTCGTCGATCCGTCGGTCTGGACCGGCCTGTCCGGCCAGGCCGCCTTCCTGGACGCTTCGGACGGCAGCCTCGGCACCGTGCAGCCCCAGCGCGTCGGGCTGATCGAGACGCAGACCCGGAGCCTGGCGAACCTGCGGCTGGTCTCGGCCGCCTGGCTCTCCCTCAATCCCGGTGCCTACGTGGCGATGACGCTGGTCATGGCGCTCTGCCTCGGGCTCGCCACGACGAGCCTCGTGCGCCAGCTCGGCCGGAGGAACCGATGA
- the bcsA gene encoding UDP-forming cellulose synthase catalytic subunit, with the protein MGTTAAGLALLSQPVGTQNQLAMSLAAMVAMAALWLVLDGPRTRFVFLAVGSLVVLRYILWRVTDTLPSPGDPVSFGFGLLLLLCELYCVFILFVSLIINAEPLRRRPPAAVPAPDLPCVDVFVPSYNEDADILAMTLAAARQMNYPPEKLTVWLLDDGGTDQKCADPDPAKAQAAQDRRRDLQALCRDLDARYLTRARNEHAKAGNLNNGLSAATGDLVLVLDADHVPFRSLLAETVGYFSEDPKLFLVQTPHAFLNPDPIERNLRTFERMPSENEMFYAVTQAGLDKWNGSFFCGSAALLRRAALDEAGGFAGITITEDCETAFELHSRGWTSAYVDKPLIAGLQPDTLADFIGQRSRWCQGMFQILLLKNPALQKGLKPIQKLAYLSSMTFWFFPVPRLVFMFAPLLHIFFDLKIFVASVDESIAYTATYIVINLMMQNYVYGKFRWPFVSELYEYVQGLYLSKAIVSVIWSPRKPTFNVTNKGATLDHDHLSALSLPFFAVYGLLLTGCLVAAWRYAFEPGVTNLMLVVGLWNLFNLLTAGAALGVCAERRQIERTPSLAVARRGQLSLAGRAVDVAIERVSAEACTVRMPAAALAPGAGHRPVPGTLTVVPVAGARPAGALPVVLGPVTRSGADAVCRLAFGTLRPPDYVALAGLMYGDAEAMRRFQLRRRRHKDLFTGTLQFVWWGLVEPFRALRYAFAGEGPRSVPVEAPEAAPVYDGPAPVASPLPPVDLPLAPLAPRTRPTIPVRPQVQTQPQIHPQVQPQPPVSPPPQPQAQTQTSPHAEPEAEGDWVRLMLDFENDRALAARTQRTDAA; encoded by the coding sequence ATGGGGACGACAGCGGCCGGTCTCGCCCTCTTGAGCCAGCCCGTCGGCACCCAGAACCAGCTCGCGATGAGCCTTGCCGCCATGGTGGCGATGGCCGCGCTCTGGCTCGTCCTCGACGGGCCGCGGACGCGCTTCGTCTTCCTGGCGGTCGGCAGCCTGGTGGTGCTCCGCTACATCCTGTGGCGGGTGACCGACACGCTGCCCTCGCCGGGCGATCCGGTCAGCTTCGGCTTCGGCCTGCTGCTGCTGCTGTGCGAACTCTACTGCGTCTTCATCCTGTTCGTCAGCCTGATCATCAACGCCGAGCCCCTGCGGCGCCGCCCGCCCGCCGCGGTCCCGGCGCCCGACCTGCCCTGCGTCGACGTCTTCGTGCCGAGCTACAACGAGGATGCCGACATCCTGGCGATGACGCTGGCCGCCGCGCGCCAGATGAACTACCCGCCCGAGAAGCTGACCGTCTGGCTCCTCGACGACGGCGGCACCGACCAGAAATGCGCCGACCCGGATCCCGCGAAGGCGCAGGCCGCGCAGGACCGGCGGCGCGACCTGCAGGCGCTCTGCCGTGACCTCGACGCGCGCTACCTGACCCGCGCCCGCAACGAGCACGCCAAGGCCGGCAACCTCAACAACGGGCTTTCCGCCGCCACCGGCGACCTCGTGCTGGTGCTCGACGCCGACCACGTGCCGTTCCGTTCGCTGCTCGCCGAGACCGTCGGCTACTTTTCCGAGGATCCGAAGCTCTTCCTGGTCCAGACCCCGCACGCCTTCCTGAATCCCGATCCGATCGAGCGCAACCTCAGGACCTTTGAGCGGATGCCGTCGGAGAACGAGATGTTCTACGCGGTGACCCAGGCCGGGCTCGACAAGTGGAACGGCTCGTTCTTCTGCGGCTCGGCGGCGCTCCTGCGCCGCGCCGCCCTCGACGAGGCCGGGGGATTTGCCGGCATCACCATCACGGAGGATTGCGAGACCGCCTTCGAGCTGCATTCCCGCGGCTGGACCAGCGCCTATGTCGACAAGCCGCTGATCGCCGGCCTCCAGCCCGACACGCTCGCCGACTTCATCGGCCAGCGCTCGCGCTGGTGCCAGGGCATGTTCCAGATCCTGCTGCTCAAGAACCCGGCCCTGCAGAAGGGGCTCAAGCCGATCCAGAAGCTCGCCTATCTGTCGAGCATGACGTTCTGGTTCTTTCCCGTGCCGCGGCTCGTCTTCATGTTCGCGCCGCTGCTTCATATCTTCTTCGACCTGAAGATCTTCGTCGCCAGCGTCGACGAATCGATCGCCTACACGGCGACCTACATCGTCATCAACCTGATGATGCAGAACTACGTCTACGGCAAGTTTCGCTGGCCGTTCGTCTCCGAATTGTACGAGTACGTCCAGGGCCTGTACCTGTCGAAGGCGATCGTCTCGGTGATCTGGTCGCCGCGCAAGCCCACCTTCAATGTCACCAACAAGGGCGCGACCCTCGACCACGACCACCTGTCGGCGCTGTCGCTGCCGTTCTTCGCCGTCTACGGCCTGCTGCTCACCGGCTGCCTCGTCGCGGCCTGGCGCTACGCGTTCGAGCCCGGCGTGACCAACCTGATGCTGGTCGTGGGCCTGTGGAACCTGTTCAACCTGCTCACCGCCGGGGCGGCCCTAGGGGTCTGCGCCGAGCGCCGGCAGATCGAGCGCACGCCCTCGCTCGCGGTTGCCCGCCGCGGCCAGCTCAGCCTCGCGGGCCGGGCCGTGGACGTGGCGATCGAGCGGGTCTCGGCGGAGGCCTGCACGGTGCGGATGCCGGCGGCCGCCCTCGCCCCCGGCGCCGGCCACCGCCCGGTTCCCGGCACGCTCACGGTGGTGCCGGTGGCGGGGGCGCGCCCCGCCGGGGCCCTGCCGGTGGTGCTCGGCCCGGTCACCCGGTCGGGGGCCGACGCGGTCTGCCGCCTCGCCTTCGGGACTTTGCGGCCGCCGGACTACGTCGCGCTCGCCGGCCTGATGTATGGCGATGCCGAGGCGATGCGCCGGTTCCAGCTGCGCCGGCGCCGCCACAAGGACCTGTTCACCGGCACGCTGCAATTCGTCTGGTGGGGGCTCGTCGAGCCGTTCCGCGCCCTGCGCTACGCGTTCGCCGGCGAGGGGCCCCGTTCCGTCCCGGTCGAGGCGCCGGAGGCGGCCCCGGTCTATGACGGGCCCGCGCCCGTGGCTTCCCCATTGCCGCCGGTCGACCTGCCGCTGGCGCCCCTCGCGCCGCGGACGCGGCCGACGATCCCGGTGCGTCCCCAGGTCCAGACCCAACCTCAAATCCACCCTCAGGTGCAGCCGCAGCCACCCGTGTCCCCGCCCCCACAACCCCAGGCTCAGACCCAGACCTCCCCGCACGCCGAGCCGGAGGCCGAGGGCGACTGGGTCCGCCTGATGCTCGATTTCGAGAACGACCGCGCGCTCGCCGCCCGCACCCAACGCACCGATGCGGCGTGA